A genomic region of Gossypium hirsutum isolate 1008001.06 chromosome D01, Gossypium_hirsutum_v2.1, whole genome shotgun sequence contains the following coding sequences:
- the LOC107921356 gene encoding purine permease 3, which translates to MGKLLLVINCFILAIGHCGGPLMMRLYFIHGGKRVWFSSWLETGGWPIILFPIACAYLHRSRIQPSAENKLFLMKPRLFIAAAVIGILTGVDDYIYAYGVARLPVSTVALIIASQLVFTAVFAFVLVKQKFTSYSINAVFLLTMGAGVLGLNTSSDRPKNESYREYILGFVMTVGAAALYGFILPLVELTYRKAKQEISYGLVLEIQAVMCLFATAFSTIGMLVNNDFKVIPKEAREFVLGETKYYTIAIMSAIVWQCFYLGVIGIIFCSSSLVSGIVIAVLLPVTEILAVIFYKESFHAEKGVALALSLWGFLSYFCGEIKQSKINKPALHLLQSEMPSVPNCQISV; encoded by the exons ATGGGAAAGCTTTTGCTAGTAATAAACTGCTTCATCCTAGCTATAGGCCACTGTGGGGGTCCACTTATGATGCGCCTCTACTTCATCCATGGCGGAAAACGAGTGTGGTTCTCGAGCTGGTTGGAGACCGGTGGTTGGCCCATTATCCTTTTCCCTATCGCTTGTGCTTACTTGCACCGTTCCAGGATCCAACCCAGTGCGGAAAACAAGCTTTTCTTAATGAAACCCCGTTTGTTCATTGCCGCCGCCGTCATTGGAATCCTAACTGGCGTTGACGACTACATCTACGCCTACGGCGTGGCACGTCTTCCGGTTTCAACCGTTGCTTTAATCATTGCATCGCAGTTGGTTTTCACGGCAGTGTTTGCTTTTGTTTTGGTAAAGCAAAAGTTCACTTCTTATTCCATTAACGCAGTGTTTTTGTTAACGATGGGAGCGGGGGTTTTAGGTTTGAATACGAGCAGTGATCGTCCTAAGAATGAATCATATAGGGAATACATTTTGGGATTTGTGATGACGGTGGGTGCAGCGGCTTTGTATGGGTTTATTTTACCTTTGGTGGAGTTAACCTACAGGAAGGCAAAGCAAGAAATCAGCTACGGCCTTGTGCTGGAGATTCAGGCGGTGATGTGTTTGTTTGCTACTGCTTTTTCCACAATCGGAATGCTGGTTAACAATGATTTTAAG GTAATTCCAAAGGAGGCAAGAGAATTCGTGCTTGGGGAAACAAAGTATTACACAATTGCGATTATGAGTGCAATAGTATGGCAATGTTTTTACTTGGGAGTGATAGGAATTATCTTCTGTTCCTCATCATTGGTATCGGGTATTGTAATTGCTGTTCTATTGCCTGTAACTGAGATTCTGGCTGTAATTTTCTACAAAGAAAGCTTTCATGCCGAGAAGGGAGTGGCGCTTGCACTCTCACTTTGGGGCTTCCTTTCTTACTTTTGTGGGGAGATTAAGCAATCCAAGATCAACAAACCggctcttcatcttcttcaatcgGAGATGCCCTCGGTTCCTAATTGTCAGATTAGTGTTtaa